The Microlunatus antarcticus DNA segment ATCCCGGCCTCGACGGGGGTGCGGTCGGCCTTGACGTTGTTGCAGCGCGTGCAGGCGGCGACGGTGTTCTGCCAGGTGTTGCCGCCCCCGCGCGACTGCGGGACCAGGTGGTCGACGGTGTCGGCGGTCGACCCGCAGAAGGCGCAGCGGTGCGCGTCGCGACGCAGCACGCCCCGCTTCGACCACGCCGGGGCCGCCGCGTAGAGGAATGTGGTCTTGACGTAACGGATCAGCCGCAGCACCACGGGCCACGGGTAGGGCCCGATCGAGGCGCCGACCCGGGACTCCTCGACCACGGCGACCTCGCGCACGAGCATCTTGATGGCGTGCTTGACCGAGACGGTGTGCAGCGCGGTGTTGTCCGTGTTCAGCACGACGACCGTGGACACGACCACCTCCCCTCCGCCCCGTACGCGCCGGGCGAGACGTGGCCTGGCTGGTCACGGGGCTCGAACAGGGTGCACGAGGGACGTCTTGGCTGTCAGCAGGATTATGGCCCGGGCGGGCCCGTGCGAGAAGGAGGCCGGGCACTCCGACACCACGTCGTGACGTGCGGGAGCCCGGTCCTGGTGGGGCGCCGGGCCTCGACCTCGGGTCGAGGCCAGTCCGAGGGACCCGCTTGACGATCTCGAACACGTGTTCGAATATAGACCGGTGTCAGTCGCAGCCGTCCTCGACGAGGTCCCCGACCTGCCGGTCCGCGGTCTCCCCAGCGGGCGGGGCTCGACGAGCGCGAGCACCCTCGACGAGCTGCGGCAGCGGGTGCACCGCATGCAGGGTGGCGCCAGCGGCCGGCGGCTCCCCGGGCTGACCCCCGACCTCGACCTGGCGACCGGGGCGGCGTACGCCACCGACAGCGCCGGGCTGGCCCTCGCCCTCCTGGCCGGACCCTCGGCGGCGGGGGAGTGGGTCGGCGTCGTGGGGGCGCCCGACCTGGGCTACGAGGCGGCGGCTGCGCTGGGGGTCGACCTCGAGCGCACGATCGTCGTCCCGCACCCCGGGGAGCACTGGATGAGCGTCGTCGCGGCGCTGGTCGACGTCGCCTCCGTGGTGCTGGTGCGACCGTCGGTCGCCGTGGGCGAGTACCCGGCCGAGCGGCTCCGGGCACGGCTGCGGACCAAGGACGCGGCGCTGGTGTGCTGGGGCGAGTGGCCCCGCTGCCAGGCGAGGTTCCGGGTGCGCGAGTCGGTGTGGTCCGGCCTGGGCCGGGGCCACGGCCACCTCTCGGGCCGTCGGATGGTCGTGGAGGTGGGTCGTACGGGGTCGCCGCGGCAGACGTTCGGCCTCGACCTGCCCGGTCGCGGCGGGGCGGAGCCCGTGCGCACGTCGTCCCCCCAGCCGGTCGACGGGCGTACGGCGGCGGCCGTCGGAGGTTCCTGGTGAGCGCGCTGCTCGTGCCCGACCGGGCGGGCGCCGACCCGACCGGCGCCGACCGGACCGATGAGGACCGGGGCGGTGCGCCCCGGGTGATGGTGGTCTGGTGCCCCGACTGGCCGGTCGTGGCGGCGGCCGCCGAGCTCGGGCTGGCCGTCACCGACCCGGTGGCGGTGATCGAGGGCGGCGAGGTCTTCGCCTGCTCCGAGGAGGCCCGTCGCGACGGGGTGCGCCGGGGAATGCGGCGCCGCGACGCCACCGCCCGCTGCCCGGAGCTCGTGCTGACCGACCACAGCCCCGAGCGCGACGTCCGGGCGTTCGAGGCGGTGCTGTCCGCGATCGAGCACGTCAGCGCCACGGTGACCCCGATCCGGCCGGGTCTCTGCGCCCTCGCGGTGCCGCGCCGCTTCTACGGCGGGGAGACCGAGGCCGCGGCGGTCGTCGCCGAGCACCTCGTCGCCACCGGGGTGTGGGACTGCCGCACCGGGATCGCCGACGGCATGTTCACCGCGGAGCAGGCGGCCAAGCAGGCCGCGCCGCAGGACAGCGTCGTCGTGGAGGTGGGCGGCTCCCGGCGCTTCCTGTCCCGGCTGCCCGTCGCGGTCCTCGACGACCTCGAGCAGGTGAGCCTGTTCCGCCGGCTCGGGCTGCGGACCCTAGGTGACCTGGCGGCGTTGCCGGTGCGGGACGTCGCCACCCGCTTCGGCGCCTCGGGTGCCTGGCTGCACCGGCTGGCCCGGGGCGCGGACGCGCGCCCGGCGGTGGCCCGGCGGCCGCCCCGCGAGCTCGACGCGCAGGTGACCTTCTCGCCCGGCCTGGAGACCATCGAGCCGATCGCCTTCAGCACCCGCCGTACGGCGGAGGCGTTCGTCGCCGAGCTGTCCCGTCACGGGCTGGTCTGCGGCGAGGTGCGTATCGAGGTCAGCGGCGAGCGCGGCTGGCTCGGCTCCCGGGTGTGGGCGCACCCCCGCTGGTTCAGCGCGGCCGACCTCGTCGACCGGCTCTACTGGCAGCTCCAGGGCGACCCAGCGCCCGAGCCGGTGGAGACGGTGCGGCTGATCCCGGAGGCGGTCGAGTCGCTGGCCGACCACGGCGAGGGGCTGTGGGGCACCGCGCCGGACGAGCGGATCGTGCGCGGGGTGGCCCGGCTGCAGGGGATGCTCGGCCCCGAGCAGGTGCTCGTCCCCTCGCTGCAGGGCGGTCGCAGCCCGCGCGACCGGCAGGCGCTCACCCCCTGGGGCGAGCGCGCCGGCGACCGGCGTCCGGCTGGCCTGCCCTGGCCGGGCAGCATCCCGCCGCCGGCCCCGGCGCGGGTGCTGGCCCAGCCGGTCCCCGCCACGGTCCTGTCCGCGGAGGGGATGCCCGTCCGGCTCACCGGCCGCGGTGCCGTCTCCGCCGAGCCCGTCCGGGTGCGGGTCCGGCCCTCCTCGGACCAGCCCGCCGGGGCACGGTGGGCCGCGGACTGGTCCGCCGACCTGGTCGTCGACGCCTGGGCCGGTCCCTGGCCGATCGACGAGCTCTGGTGGGACCCGGAGGTCGCCCGCGCGGTCGCCCGCTTCCAGGTCGTCGCGGTCGACGGCTCCGCGTGGCTGCTGATGGTCGAGGGCGGCCAGTGGTGGGTCGAGGCGCGCTATGAGTAGGGCGACACCGATCCCGATCCTGACCCCGACCCCGACGGTCTGGCCGCGAGCGGTGGGCCGCTAGATGGGGTGGAGCAACCCGCCGCAGTCGTGGGGCGAGCTCGAGCGGGCGCTGTCCGGGCGTCGGGCGGCGCCGGAGGCGGAGCCGGCCCCGCCGGAGCGTCGGCCGAGCCTGGACCACCCGGGCGACGACAGCGCGCCGGGGTACTCGCACAAGCGGCCGGCCTACCGCGTGCCGGAGGGGCGGCCGGGCTCGCCCGACGAGCCGTACGTCCCCTACGCCGAGCTGCACGTGCACAGCGACTTCAGCTTTCTCGACGGCGCGAGCGACCCCGAGTCGCTGATCGAGGAGGCCGCCCGGCTGCGGCTGGCGGGCCTGGCCCTCACCGACCACGACGGCTTCTACGCCGCCGCGCGGTTCGCCGAGGCGGCCAAGGCGTACGACCTGCCCACCGTCTACGGCGCGGAGCTGTCGCTGGGCCTGACCGTGCCGCAGAACGGGGTCGCCGACCCGGAGGGGGAGCACCTGCTGGTGCTGGCCCGCGGGGTCGAGGGCTACCACCGCCTGTCCGCCGCCATCACCGACGCCCAGCTGCGCGGCGACGAGAAGGGCCGCCCCGTCTACGACCTCGACGAGCTGGCGCAGCGCTCGGAGGGTCACTGGCTGGTGCTCACCGGCTGTCGAAAGGGTCCGTTGCGCGCCGCGCTCACCCGGCACAGCGAGGCCGGTCGGCCGACCCGGGTGGGCACCGCCGCCGCGGCGCGGGCGCTGGACGACCTGGTCGGGCTCTTCGGCCGTGACCACGTGGCGGTGGAGATCAGCGACGCCGGCCTGCCCACCGACTCGACGACCCACGACGTGCTCGCGGCTCTCGCCGCCGAGCAGCACCTGCCGCTGGTCGCCACGCAGAACGTGCACTTCGCGACCCCCGAGGAACGTCGCCTGGCCGCCGCGATGGCGGCGGTCCGGGCCCGTCGCAGCCTGACCGAGATGGACGGCTGGCTGCCGCCGCCCGGCGCGCACCTGCGCTCGGGCCACGAGATGGCGCAGCGCTTCGCCCGCTTCCCGGGTGCTGTCCCCACGTCGGTCCGGCTGGCGACCGAGTGCGCCTTCAACCTGCAGCAGGCCAAGCCGCGGCTGCCCAAGCAGCAGGTCCCGCCCGGCCACAGCCCGGCCACGTGGCTGCGGGAGCTGTGCCGCCAGGGCCTGGAGGAGCGCTACCCGCCCGAGCGGCACGCGGTCGCCCGCCAGCGCCTGGAGCGCGAGCTCGCGGTCATCGAGGAGAAGGACTTCCCGGGGTACTTCCTCATCGTCCGCGACATGGTCGCCTTCGCCCGCGAGCAGGGCATCCTCTGCCAGGGCCGGGGCTCGGCGGCCAACTCGGTCGTCTGCTACGTCTTGATGATCACCGCGGTCGACCCGATCCTCTACGACCTGCCGTTCGAGCGGTTCCTCTCGGTCAACCGGGACGAGGAGCCCGACATCGACGTGGACTTCGACTCCGACCGGCGCGAGGAGGTGATCCAGGAGGTCTACCGCCGCTACGGCCGGCACAACGCGGCGCAGGTCGCCAACGTCATCAGCTACCGCCCCAAGTCGGCGGTACGCGACATGGCCAAGGCCCTCGGCTACTCCACCGGGCAGCAGGACGCGTGGTCCAAGCAGATCGACTCCTGGGGCACGGTGTCAGTCAACGGCCACCACGAGGAGCACGACCACGACATCCCCACCGCCGTGGTCGACCTGTCCGAGCAGCTGCTGCGCGCACCGCGCCACCTCGGCATCCACTCCGGCGGCATGGTGCTCACCGAGCGACCGGTGGGGGAGGTCGTCCCGATCGAGCGCGGCCGGATGGACCAGCGCACCGTCCTGCAGTGGGACAAGGACTCCTGCGCCTGGATGGGGCTGGTCAAGTTCGACTTCCTCGGGCTGGGCATCCTCGCCGCGATCCAGTACACCCTCGACCTCGCGGCCGACCGGGTCGGCGAGCGCCTCGACCTCGACTCGATCCCCAAGGAGGAGCAGGGCGTGTACGACATGCTCTGCCGCGCCGACTCGATCGGGGTGTTCCAGGTCGAGAGCCGTGCCCAGATCGGCACCCTGCCGCGCCTCCAGCCGCGCCGCTTCTACGACCTCGTGGTCGAGATCGGCCTGATCCGGCCGGGCCCGATCCAGGGCGGGGCCGTGCACCCCTACATCCGGCGCGCCACCGGCAAGGAGGAGATCACCTATCTGCACCCGGCGCTGAAGCCGGTGCTCGAGCGCACCAAGGGCATCCCGCTCTTCCAGGAGCAGCTGATGCAGATCGCCATGACCGTGGGCGGCTGCACCGGTGACGACGCCGACCTGCTGCGCCGGGCGATGGGCTCCAAGCGCGGGATCGAGAAGATCGAGCGGCTGCGCACGACGCTGTACGAGGGGATGGCCTCGCACGGCATCCTCGGCGACCTGGCCGACGACATCTACGCCCGGATCAAGGCGTTCGCCAACTTCGGCTTCGCCGAGAGCCACTCGATCAGCTTCGCGCTGCTGGTCTACGCCTCCTCCTGGCTCAAGCTGCACTACCCCGGGGCGTTCCTCGCCGGGCTGCTGCGCGCCCAGCCGATGGGCTTCTACTCCTCGCAGTCGCTGGTCGCCGACGGCCGGCGCCACGGCGTCGAGGTCCGCCGCCCCGACATCGTCGCCTCCGACGTCGACGCCGGCCTGGAGCTGCTGGACGGCGAGCTCGGCGACGAGGGCGTGAGCGAGGGGAAGGCCGCAGGCGAGAAGCACAGCCTCGCGACCGGGATGGCGTCCTGCCTGGAACGTGACCAGGCGCCGGTCGGTCCCTGGCTCGTGAGCGCCCCCGACCTGACCCACACCCACCGCCGAGACGGGCGCTTCGCGGTCCGGCTGGGGCTGAGCGAGGTGCAGGGGATCGGCAAGGCCCAGGCCCAGCGCATCGTCGACGCCCGGGCCGAGGGGCCGTACACCAGCATCAACGACGTCGTCCGGCGGACGGGCCTGACCGTGGCCCAGACCGAGGCGCTCGCCACCGCGGGGGCGTTCGACTCCTTCGGGCTCTCCCGGCGCCAGGCGCTGTGGAACGCGGGGTACGCCGACAGCGCGGACACCCTGCCGGGCACGGCGGTGGACGCTGCACCGCCGGAGCTGCCGGGGATGAGCGCGGCCGAGCTGACCCTCGCCGACCTGTGGGCGACGCAGATCAGCCCGGACGACCACCCGATCGGGCACCTGCGTCCGGTGCTCGACGGCCACGAGATCGTCCCGATCAGCGCGCTGGGGGCCCAGCACGACCGCACCCGGGTACGGGTGGCCGGGCTGGTCACCCACCGGCAACGGCCCTCGACGGCCGGCGGGGTCACGTTCCTCAACCTGGAGGACGAGACCGGCATGCTCAACGTGGTCTGCTCGCGCCCGATGTGGCAACGCTTCGTCCGGGTGGGCCGACGGACCAACGCGATGCTGGTGCGCGGCACCATCGAGCACTCCGAGGGGGTGACGAACCTGGTCGCCGACAAGCTCGAGGCGCTCAGCGGGCTCTTCCCGGCCGCAACCGCGGTGATCCCGCAGAGCTACCGCTCACGCGACTTCCGCTAGGGCGGTCGGACGCGGAGCGCACGCTCAGGTGACGAGCCACCACACGAGGGCGATCATCAGGACGGCCGACACCACCGACAGCAGCAGACCCAGCCACACCAGGTCCCCGTCGCGCCAAGTCGGCTTCGTCCGCAGGCGCTCAGCAAGGCGCGTTCTCTCCGACACCCGACACCCGATCGGTCACGTGCGTCCCCGGCCGCCCCGAGGCGGCCACACACCCAAGAGAATACCAAGAGAAGCAGAAAGGCCCTACCGACCTGCCCGGCCGCACGGGAAGGTTCGGCCGGGTCGACCAGGTGAAGCTATTTCTCTGCTTCAGGGCGCCTCGGCGCCAATAGTTGGCGTTCACCCGTCAGGGAAATCGTTGTCAGCAGAACGGATTGGTGCAGCGCACGAGATTCTCGTGTGATTGACATCTCAAGCAAGTCTGGCGAAATTGCCCGACGACGCCAGCGGATCCGGGAGCACCGACATAGGCTCGTCTCAGTCCTGGGGGCAGGACTTCTAAGACGTCGACGCTGATGTCACGCGTCTGCTTTTTGTAGTTGTTCTCGGGGGGGAACCATGTCTGAATCGTCCGCGCTCACGCGCACCCAGCGCCAGATGGCTTTCACGGCAGTCTCTGTCGTCGTCGACGTCTTCGCACTCTTCGTCGCCTGCATCGCGGCCTACGTCTTGCGGGTGTCGACGCCCAAGCACCCTTGGGCGGAGTTCGCCTCGTTCGGTCAGTACACGTCCGTGGTGTGCGTCGCCGCGCCGGCTTGGGCCCTGATTTTCGCCGCCTCTGGCCTGTACTCGACCCGGCAGAGCTGGGGGCGCCTCACCGAGCTGTCGAGGGTGATGGGCGGCATCGGCGTCGGCGTCGCGGCGCTCATCCTCGCCGACTACTTCTACCTGGGCCTGCCGCTGTTCCCGGGGCGGGCCGTCCCTGTGTACGCCTTCGTCATCGGCACCGTGCTGGTGATGGGCGGCCGGGCCGCGGTGCGGGCGGCGCTCCGCCGGGCCCACGCTCAGGGTCGTGCGCTGCACAACGTCATCGTGGTCGGGACCGGACCCGTGGCGGAGCGGGTGGCCGCCACTCTGACGCGCTCCGGGCGTGGGCACTCCATCGTTGCCGCTGTATCGAAGGACGAGGCCGGTGGCGTGTTCCTCGGTGATCGTCCGGTCTACGCGACGGTCGAGCGCGCGCTGGACTCGCACCGCGTCCGCATCGACGAGATCGTGCAGACCGACACGACGATGACCAAGGAGGAAGCCACCCGTCTCATGGCGCTGGCCAACGACCGGGGCATGGGCTACCGGTTCGTGCCCGACCTCTTCGGGGTCTTTGCCGCCAGCTCCACCATGGCGACCGTCGACGGCATCCCGGTCATGGAGGTGCGTCTCACCTCGCTCGACGGCTGGGCGACCGTGACGAAGCGGGTCATCGACGTCCTCGGATCTCTGGTCGGTCTCGTCCTCCTCGCTCCGCTGTTCCTGACCGTGGCCGCGCTGGTCAAGATCACCGACCCGGCTGGTCCGGTGCTCTACAAGCAGCGGCGTCTCGGCCGCGGTGGTCGCTCCATCGGCGTGTACAAGTTCCGCTCGATGCTCTGGGAGTACTCGACCGGTGCCGACCGTCCGTACAAGACGGCCGAGGAGGCCTTCATCGCCATGGGCCGCGAGGACCTGGTGGCGGAGTTCGCCCACGAGCAGAAGGTCGCCGACGACCCCCGGGTCTCCAACCTGGGCAAGTTCCTGCGCCGGACGAGCCTCGACGAGATCCCGCAGCTCTTCAACTCGCTGCTGGGTCACCTGTCGCTCGTCGGTCCGCGACCGATCACGCCCATGGAGCTCGAGCGCTATGGCGCGCACCAGCGCAGCTTCCTCGCGCTCAAGCCGGGCATCACCGGCCTGTGGCAGGTCTCCGGGCGCAGCGACGTCGGCTACGACCAGCGCGTCAAGCTCGACGTCTTCTACGCCGAGAACTGGAGCACCATGCTCGACGTCTCCATCCTGGCCCGCACCGTGACCACGGTGGCCGCCCGCCGCGGGGCCTACTGACCGCCGTTCCTCCTCCCTCTCCCCTCATCCCGGGCTGAGGTGCGTCCCCGCGTGACCCCAGCCCACGGGCGGAGGAGCGGTCAGAAGAGCCCGTCCAGCCTCGGCTGGCCGGGCTCTTCGCCTCTCACGGCAGATCCTCAGGATACGACTCAGCGGACCGCCTGGTCCCAGGGACCGACGTACGTCGAGGCGGGGTCGAGTGCCGCAGGTGCTGCGTGCTCGGGCACGTACGTGCGCTGCAGGCCCGCACGGGACGCCCACAGCCAGAGCGCGCCTGCGCTGAGCAGCAGGATCACCCCCGGCAGCAGGACCGCGGGGCCCGCGCTGCCGGCGCCGCGGTCGAAGACCGATGCAGTGTCCTGCTGCAGCAGGACCAGGCTGCCGAAGGCGACGAGGTTGTTGGCCGCGTGCAGCAGCACCGCCACCTCCAGCCCGCCGGTGCGCCAGGTGATCAGCGACAGGACCACGGCGAAGAAGAAGTAGAAGGCGATCAGCCAGGGGTCGCCCGCCCCGTGGGCCAGGGTGAAGACCGCGCCCGACAGCACCGTGCCGACGAGGAGCGCGAGCCGGGGCGACGCGCACCACGAGCCGGCGCCGCGGGTGATGAGGCCACGGGCCCCGTACTCCTCGCCGGCCGCCTGGAAGGGCGTGGTCAGCACGACGATCACGAGCAGGGCGACGTAGGTGCCGCTCGGGACCTTCACCGACTCGGGCGCGAAGACCAGCGTGATCACGAGGTACGCCGCCCAGAACGGGAGGGCGACGAGCGCGCCGCGCGCCAGCACGCCCCAGCGGAACCGTCCCGTCACCGAGCTGAGCCACCGACCGCGCTGGCCGAAGAACGCGCGCTGCAGGACCATGCTCAGCGGGATGGCGGCGACGTTCGACAGGTTGACCGACAGGAGCAGCGCGGGTGTGAGGTCCAGCCGCATGGCCAGCACGTCATCCAGCGACGTGGCGCCGCGGTAGACGTCGAACCCGATCGCGGCGCCCTGCAGCACCGTGCTGACGAGCAGGTACGACAGCACGAAGCAGACGATCATCAGCACCCCGCGCCCCCACGTCGCGCGCGGCGTCCGCAGCATCTGGGGGTAGGCGACGGGCTCGACGGGCATCGGGTCACGCTGCGCGAGCACGGGCGGCGGCCCGTACGGCACGGGGTAGGTCACGGGTCTTCCCTCCAGGTCCGCCCGCGGGCCGGGCCGGACGTCCAGTGTGCCCGGACCCGACCTGAGGGCGACCGACCCGATTCTTGGTAACGGCGAGGGCTTCCCGAGCGAGGTCACGGGCAGACGGCGGTCGACGCGCCGTCGCGGTGCGCGGGGACACGGCTGCCGGCACGGGCCGCCTCACGGCGGTCCGGTCCTCGAAGGAGCCCGATGACCCCCACCTCCCGGCCTGAGCGCGGCCTCCTCGCGCGCCGGCCCCGTCCTACGTGCTCGTCGCGCGTCTGGCTAGCCGGTGCCGCGGCGCTCGCCGCCCTGGTGCTGCCCGTGAGCGTGCCGGCGGGGTCCGTCCTCAGCCCCGCGGCGCAGGCCGCCCCGGTGGCGACCGTCGCGACACCGGTCTCCGCGCCGCTGCGGGTGGCCTCGTACAACATCCGCAACGCCAACTCCTACGAAGGACGCAAGAACGAGAAGCGCTGGGAGGACCGCCGCGGTGCGGTGGTCGACACGATCCTGGGCCAGGACCTCGACGTGCTCGCGGTCCAGGAGGCGACCCAGGGCCTGCTCCACGACGAGGAGTCCGAGCCGAAGAAGATCAACCAGTACGACGACCTCCTCGCCCGGCTCGGCGGGACCTGGGCGATCACCAACGGCACCCGCTACAACTGTGTCAAGGACACGTCGCCCAACCGCTGCACCTACGCGGACAAGGGCGCCTCCGAGGGCCAGCGGATCCTCTACGACGCCGCCCGCATCGAGGTCGTCGCCCAGGGGTCGAAGCTGCTGCCGGTGCCGAAGGGCAAGGGCGACAACTACATGGCGTGGGCCGAGCTGCGCCAGCGGAGCACGGGCCAGCGGTTCCTGTTCTCCAACCTGCACACGGTGGGGACCGACAAGGACTACAAGGTCAAGAACAAGCAGGCGGAGGTCGCGCTCGCCGAGCTCCGGGCGCACAACCCCGATGGCCTCCCCATGATCGCCGTGGGCGACTGGAACTCGACGCGCTTCGAGAAGCCCAGCAACGGCCCGTACGACGTCTACGTCAAGGCCGGCTTCGTCGACCCGCTCGGCGGGAAGTACAAGACGCACAAGCCGAAGGGTGCGACCGTCGAGCACAAGATCCGCACCTACCTGAACAGCTCGAACGGCGACTGGGCGCGCAAGGCCCCGAACCACAAGAGCTGGGGCCTGGGCAGCTACATCGACTACATCCTCACGACCGAGATGCGCGTCAGCG contains these protein-coding regions:
- a CDS encoding Y-family DNA polymerase: MSALLVPDRAGADPTGADRTDEDRGGAPRVMVVWCPDWPVVAAAAELGLAVTDPVAVIEGGEVFACSEEARRDGVRRGMRRRDATARCPELVLTDHSPERDVRAFEAVLSAIEHVSATVTPIRPGLCALAVPRRFYGGETEAAAVVAEHLVATGVWDCRTGIADGMFTAEQAAKQAAPQDSVVVEVGGSRRFLSRLPVAVLDDLEQVSLFRRLGLRTLGDLAALPVRDVATRFGASGAWLHRLARGADARPAVARRPPRELDAQVTFSPGLETIEPIAFSTRRTAEAFVAELSRHGLVCGEVRIEVSGERGWLGSRVWAHPRWFSAADLVDRLYWQLQGDPAPEPVETVRLIPEAVESLADHGEGLWGTAPDERIVRGVARLQGMLGPEQVLVPSLQGGRSPRDRQALTPWGERAGDRRPAGLPWPGSIPPPAPARVLAQPVPATVLSAEGMPVRLTGRGAVSAEPVRVRVRPSSDQPAGARWAADWSADLVVDAWAGPWPIDELWWDPEVARAVARFQVVAVDGSAWLLMVEGGQWWVEARYE
- a CDS encoding error-prone DNA polymerase; protein product: MGWSNPPQSWGELERALSGRRAAPEAEPAPPERRPSLDHPGDDSAPGYSHKRPAYRVPEGRPGSPDEPYVPYAELHVHSDFSFLDGASDPESLIEEAARLRLAGLALTDHDGFYAAARFAEAAKAYDLPTVYGAELSLGLTVPQNGVADPEGEHLLVLARGVEGYHRLSAAITDAQLRGDEKGRPVYDLDELAQRSEGHWLVLTGCRKGPLRAALTRHSEAGRPTRVGTAAAARALDDLVGLFGRDHVAVEISDAGLPTDSTTHDVLAALAAEQHLPLVATQNVHFATPEERRLAAAMAAVRARRSLTEMDGWLPPPGAHLRSGHEMAQRFARFPGAVPTSVRLATECAFNLQQAKPRLPKQQVPPGHSPATWLRELCRQGLEERYPPERHAVARQRLERELAVIEEKDFPGYFLIVRDMVAFAREQGILCQGRGSAANSVVCYVLMITAVDPILYDLPFERFLSVNRDEEPDIDVDFDSDRREEVIQEVYRRYGRHNAAQVANVISYRPKSAVRDMAKALGYSTGQQDAWSKQIDSWGTVSVNGHHEEHDHDIPTAVVDLSEQLLRAPRHLGIHSGGMVLTERPVGEVVPIERGRMDQRTVLQWDKDSCAWMGLVKFDFLGLGILAAIQYTLDLAADRVGERLDLDSIPKEEQGVYDMLCRADSIGVFQVESRAQIGTLPRLQPRRFYDLVVEIGLIRPGPIQGGAVHPYIRRATGKEEITYLHPALKPVLERTKGIPLFQEQLMQIAMTVGGCTGDDADLLRRAMGSKRGIEKIERLRTTLYEGMASHGILGDLADDIYARIKAFANFGFAESHSISFALLVYASSWLKLHYPGAFLAGLLRAQPMGFYSSQSLVADGRRHGVEVRRPDIVASDVDAGLELLDGELGDEGVSEGKAAGEKHSLATGMASCLERDQAPVGPWLVSAPDLTHTHRRDGRFAVRLGLSEVQGIGKAQAQRIVDARAEGPYTSINDVVRRTGLTVAQTEALATAGAFDSFGLSRRQALWNAGYADSADTLPGTAVDAAPPELPGMSAAELTLADLWATQISPDDHPIGHLRPVLDGHEIVPISALGAQHDRTRVRVAGLVTHRQRPSTAGGVTFLNLEDETGMLNVVCSRPMWQRFVRVGRRTNAMLVRGTIEHSEGVTNLVADKLEALSGLFPAATAVIPQSYRSRDFR
- a CDS encoding HNH endonuclease gives rise to the protein MSTVVVLNTDNTALHTVSVKHAIKMLVREVAVVEESRVGASIGPYPWPVVLRLIRYVKTTFLYAAAPAWSKRGVLRRDAHRCAFCGSTADTVDHLVPQSRGGGNTWQNTVAACTRCNNVKADRTPVEAGMPLRRLPHVPTWREAYHRRT
- a CDS encoding CPBP family intramembrane glutamic endopeptidase, which codes for MTYPVPYGPPPVLAQRDPMPVEPVAYPQMLRTPRATWGRGVLMIVCFVLSYLLVSTVLQGAAIGFDVYRGATSLDDVLAMRLDLTPALLLSVNLSNVAAIPLSMVLQRAFFGQRGRWLSSVTGRFRWGVLARGALVALPFWAAYLVITLVFAPESVKVPSGTYVALLVIVVLTTPFQAAGEEYGARGLITRGAGSWCASPRLALLVGTVLSGAVFTLAHGAGDPWLIAFYFFFAVVLSLITWRTGGLEVAVLLHAANNLVAFGSLVLLQQDTASVFDRGAGSAGPAVLLPGVILLLSAGALWLWASRAGLQRTYVPEHAAPAALDPASTYVGPWDQAVR
- a CDS encoding endonuclease/exonuclease/phosphatase family protein translates to MTPTSRPERGLLARRPRPTCSSRVWLAGAAALAALVLPVSVPAGSVLSPAAQAAPVATVATPVSAPLRVASYNIRNANSYEGRKNEKRWEDRRGAVVDTILGQDLDVLAVQEATQGLLHDEESEPKKINQYDDLLARLGGTWAITNGTRYNCVKDTSPNRCTYADKGASEGQRILYDAARIEVVAQGSKLLPVPKGKGDNYMAWAELRQRSTGQRFLFSNLHTVGTDKDYKVKNKQAEVALAELRAHNPDGLPMIAVGDWNSTRFEKPSNGPYDVYVKAGFVDPLGGKYKTHKPKGATVEHKIRTYLNSSNGDWARKAPNHKSWGLGSYIDYILTTEMRVSEWETVARLDKKGKIVGTIPSDHQMIRATVWLPTR
- a CDS encoding sugar transferase, producing MAFTAVSVVVDVFALFVACIAAYVLRVSTPKHPWAEFASFGQYTSVVCVAAPAWALIFAASGLYSTRQSWGRLTELSRVMGGIGVGVAALILADYFYLGLPLFPGRAVPVYAFVIGTVLVMGGRAAVRAALRRAHAQGRALHNVIVVGTGPVAERVAATLTRSGRGHSIVAAVSKDEAGGVFLGDRPVYATVERALDSHRVRIDEIVQTDTTMTKEEATRLMALANDRGMGYRFVPDLFGVFAASSTMATVDGIPVMEVRLTSLDGWATVTKRVIDVLGSLVGLVLLAPLFLTVAALVKITDPAGPVLYKQRRLGRGGRSIGVYKFRSMLWEYSTGADRPYKTAEEAFIAMGREDLVAEFAHEQKVADDPRVSNLGKFLRRTSLDEIPQLFNSLLGHLSLVGPRPITPMELERYGAHQRSFLALKPGITGLWQVSGRSDVGYDQRVKLDVFYAENWSTMLDVSILARTVTTVAARRGAY